The sequence below is a genomic window from Cryobacterium arcticum.
ACCCGGCCGAGGTCCTCGGGGTTCACACGAACCTCGAGCACCTCGCCACGGGGTGAGTTCTGGGCTACAACGTGCACGTCGTCCGGGTGATCAACGATCCCCTTGACGAGGTGCTCAAGCGCGGGAGCGAGCAAAATTACGCCTTGTCCTCTTCGGTTGCTTCAACAGCAACGTCTTCGGTCGGGGCCTTGGCCGCGGGCTTCTCGGCCTTGGGCTTGAGAACCGGCTTCTTCTTCTCGTCGGCGACGAAGGCAGCCTTGGGCTCCTTGATCTTGACGGTGGAGACGGCGTTCTTGTCGCCCTTGAAGATTCCCCAGTCGCCGGTCAGCTTGAGGAGTGCCGCGACCTGCTCGGTCGGCTGTGCGCCGACGGAGAGCCAGTACTGGGCACGCTCGGACTTGACCTCGATGACCGAAGGCTCCTGCGTGGGGTGGTAGATGCCGATCTCTTCGATGACACGACCATCGCGCTTGGTGCGCGAGTCGGCGACAACGATGCGGTAGTACGGCGCACGAATCTTGCCCATGCGCTTCAGACGGATTTTGACAGCCACAATTCTCCTGTGATTTAGATGTTTGGCGAACTGACAGCCGTGAGCGTGGGGGCACACTCGGCACAAGCTCAATAAGGTTCGTGCTGCGCCGGATTAGAGGGTCGGGCGCAACGGAACTCGACTAATCATTGTGTCAGACATCGACCACTTTGTGATAATCGAGTTCCGCCGGAGCCGCTGCGTCAGATGACGTTCTGCAGCGCGGCGCACGGCGGGCGCACCGATTAGCTGTCAGGATTGTGCCACATCGCCCCGCTCAGGGGCTCGGAACGTGAGGGAAAAGCACCGTGAGCAGCCAGACCGTGGACGGCGACCCCGTGGGCGGCGAACCCGTGCGCATCGACTTCGCCCGCTCCGAACGCTCGACCGTCGGCATCGAGTGGGAACTGGCCCTCGTCGACCGCGAGACGGGCGACCTCGTGTCGATCGCCGACGAGGTCCTGGAGGCCCTGAAGGGCCCGGATGGCGCTCCGCACCCGCACATCACCGGGGAACTGCTCCTGAACACCGTGGAGCTCGTCTCCGGGGTGCACCAGACGGTGGCCGGCGCCGTCGCCGACGTCGCCGGGCAGGTCGCCGAGGTGCGTGCCATCACCGACCCGCGCGGCGTCGACCCGATCTGCAGCGGCTCGCATCCGTTCGGCCAGTGGTTCGACCAGCAGGTCACCGACAAGGAGCGCTACCACAAGCTCATCGACCGCACTCAGTGGTGGGGCCGCAACATGATGATCTGGGGCATCCACGTGCATGTGGGCATCGAGGACCGCGACAAGGTCATCCCCATTTTGAACGGCTTGCTCAGCTTCGTGCCGCACCTGCAGGCGCTGAGCGCGTCGAGTCCGTTCTGGGCCGGGGTGAACACCGGCTATGCCTCCAACCGGGCCCAGATGTTCCAGCAGCTTCCCACCGCGGGGCTACCGTGGCGTCTGGAGGACTGGGCCGGGTGGGAGGCATATGTGCACGACCTCACGCTGACCGGGATCATCGAGGACGCCACCGAGGTGCGCTGGGACATCCGCCCGTCGCCGCGCTGGGGCACCATCGAAGTGCGCGCCTGCGACGGGGTGTCCACGGTCGAGGAACTCGGCGCCATCGCCGCGCTCATCCAGTGCCTGGTCGAGTGGATGTCGAGCGAGATCGACGCGGGCCGTCCGGTTCCGACGATGCAACCGTGGTTCGTGCGGGAGAACAAGTGGCGCGCCGCCCGCTATGGGCTTGCTGCCGAGATCATCGTGGGCTCCAACGGCTCCCAGCGTATGGTCACCGACGAGGTCCGCCGGCTCGTCGAGGTGCTCTCTCCCACGGCTGAACGCTTGGGCTGCCTGCCGGAACTACTGCAGCTGCACCTGATCCTCGACCACGGCGCAAGCTACCAGCGGCAGCTCGCCGTGGCCGCAACGCACAACGGCAGCCTGCCCGCCGTCGTCGCCTCCCTGAGCCGCGAACTCCGCGAGGGCCTCGTCCCGTAGCCCGCGACCCGTGAGAGACGGTTGGGTCAGGCGTTCTTGGCGTCCCGCCAGGCCAGCCAGTCCTCGACCGGGGCGAGGTCGTAGTCCGGGCCGGAGATACCCAGGGTGAACAGGGTGGTGCCGAGGGCGTGCAATTCGTCGGCATCGGCGGTGGTCTTGCCGCGGAGCTCCGTGGAGATCTCGATCTCGCCGATGTCCCGGCCCACGGTGTCGCACCAGGTGCCGAGCACCCCGAGCTTGTGGGCGAGCACGTCGGGCGTGGAGAACGAGTGCCAGATGTCGGCGTGCTGCGCCACGATGCGCAGGGTCTTCTTCTCGCCGCCGCCGCCGATGAGCACGGGGATGTCGCGCACGGGTGCCGGGTTCAGCTTGCCCCAGCGCTCTTCGATGCGGGGCAGGTTCGAGGCGAGCGAGTCCAGGCGGCTGCCCACGGTACCGAAGTCGTAGCCGTACTCGTCGTAGTCGCGCTCGAACCAGCCGGAACCCGTGCCGAAGATGAACCGGCCGCCGCTGATGTGGTCGATGGTGCGCGCCATGTCGGCCTGGAGGTCGGCGTTGCGGTAGCTGTTGCAGTTGACCAGCGCGCCCATCTCGATGACGCTGGTCTGCTCCGCCCACGCGGCGAGCAGCGTCCAGGACTCGAAGTGCTTCCCCGCCGGGTCGCCGGACAACGGGTAGAAGTGGTCCCAGTTGAAGGCGATGTCCACACCGAGCGCCTCGACGGCGGCAACGGTGTTCCGGATCGACGTGTAGTCGGCGTGCTGGGGGGCGATCTGTACGCCGAGGCGCACGGGGCGGGGCTGGGGAGAGGTCATTGCAGAATCCTAATCCCCGCCCGCGCCCGCGTGCGAGAACCGCTACCGGCCGAGCATCTTCTGCAGAGCCGCCATCTCCTCGGCCGACGGTCCGCCAGCGGGAGCCTTACCGCCGCCGCCGAGACCGAAGCCGGAGCCGCCGCCCGCCGGGGCGCCGCCGAGCTTCTCGCCGGAGGCCAGAGCGGCGTTCTCGGCCGCGCGCTTGGCCGGGTTGCCCGACTTGGAACCCTTTTTCTTCTGCTGCACCTGCGGGCGCTTGCCGCCCATACCGCCGGGCACCGGACCCATGCCGGGGATGTTGGGCATACCACCCTTGGCGACCGTCTTCATCATCTTGGCGGCCTGTTCGAACCGCTGCACGAGCTGGTTCACCTCGGTCACGCTGGATCCGGAACCGCGCGCGATGCGCAGGCGACGCGACCCGTTGAGCAGCTTCGGCGTGACGCGCTCGGCCTTGGTCATCGACTGGATGATGGCCTCGGTGCGCACGATCTCGCGCTCGTCGAAGTTGTCGAGCTGCTGCTTCATTGCGCCGGCGCCGGGCAGCATGCCCATCATCTTCTTGATCGAGCCCATGTTGCGCAGCTGCTGCATCTGGCCGAGGAAGTCATCGAGGGTGAAGGTGTCGGTGGAGAACTTCTCCGCGATCTTGCGGGCTTCCTCCTCGTCGAATGCGCCCTGCGCCTGCTCGATGAGGGTGAGGATGTCACCGAGGTCGAGGATGCGGCTGGCCATGCGGTCGGGGTGGAACGGCTCGAAGTCGTCCAGGCTTTCGCCCGTGGACGCGAACATGATCGGGCGGCCGGTGATGGATGCCACCGACAGGGCCGCGCCGCCCCGGGCGTCGCCGTCGAGCTTGGAGAGCACCACACCGGTGAAGTCGACGCCGTCCTGGAAGGCGCGGGCCGTGGCCACGGCGTCCTGGCCGATCATGGCGTCGATGACGAAGAGCACCTCGTCGGGGTCGATGGCCTTGCGGATGTCCGCGGCCTGTTTCATCATCTCGGCGTCGACGCCGAGACGACCGGCGGTGTCGACGATGACCACGTCGTGCAGCTTCTGCTGGGCGTACTTGACGCCGTCCTTGGCCACCTTGACCGGGTTGCCCACGCCGTTGCCGGGCTCGGGCGCGTAGACGGGCACGCCGGCCTGCGCACCGACGACCTCGAGCTGGGTGACGGCGTTGGGGCGCTGGAGGTCGGCCGCCACCAGGATCGGCGTGTGGCCGTCCCTGGCCAGCCACTTGGCAAGCTTGCCGGCCAGGGTGGTCTTACCGGCACCCTGGAGGCCCGCGAGCATGATGATGGTCGGCGGCTTCTTCGCGAACTCGAGACGGCGCTGCTGACCGCCGAGGATCTCGATGAGTTCCTCGTTGACGATCTGCACGACCTGTTGGGCCGGGTTCAGTGCCTTGCTGACCTCGTCGCCGAGGGCGCGCTCGCGCACCTTCCCGGTGAAGTCCTTGACCACCTCGAGCGCCACGTCGGCGTCGAGGAGGGCGCGACGGATCTCGCGG
It includes:
- a CDS encoding RNA-binding protein; its protein translation is MLAPALEHLVKGIVDHPDDVHVVAQNSPRGEVLEVRVNPEDLGRVIGRAGRTAKALRTLVAALADGKRVRVDVVDTDF
- the rpsP gene encoding 30S ribosomal protein S16 is translated as MAVKIRLKRMGKIRAPYYRIVVADSRTKRDGRVIEEIGIYHPTQEPSVIEVKSERAQYWLSVGAQPTEQVAALLKLTGDWGIFKGDKNAVSTVKIKEPKAAFVADEKKKPVLKPKAEKPAAKAPTEDVAVEATEEDKA
- a CDS encoding glutamate--cysteine ligase, producing MRIDFARSERSTVGIEWELALVDRETGDLVSIADEVLEALKGPDGAPHPHITGELLLNTVELVSGVHQTVAGAVADVAGQVAEVRAITDPRGVDPICSGSHPFGQWFDQQVTDKERYHKLIDRTQWWGRNMMIWGIHVHVGIEDRDKVIPILNGLLSFVPHLQALSASSPFWAGVNTGYASNRAQMFQQLPTAGLPWRLEDWAGWEAYVHDLTLTGIIEDATEVRWDIRPSPRWGTIEVRACDGVSTVEELGAIAALIQCLVEWMSSEIDAGRPVPTMQPWFVRENKWRAARYGLAAEIIVGSNGSQRMVTDEVRRLVEVLSPTAERLGCLPELLQLHLILDHGASYQRQLAVAATHNGSLPAVVASLSRELREGLVP
- a CDS encoding LLM class F420-dependent oxidoreductase produces the protein MTSPQPRPVRLGVQIAPQHADYTSIRNTVAAVEALGVDIAFNWDHFYPLSGDPAGKHFESWTLLAAWAEQTSVIEMGALVNCNSYRNADLQADMARTIDHISGGRFIFGTGSGWFERDYDEYGYDFGTVGSRLDSLASNLPRIEERWGKLNPAPVRDIPVLIGGGGEKKTLRIVAQHADIWHSFSTPDVLAHKLGVLGTWCDTVGRDIGEIEISTELRGKTTADADELHALGTTLFTLGISGPDYDLAPVEDWLAWRDAKNA
- the ffh gene encoding signal recognition particle protein; the encoded protein is MATFGNLSDRLAETFKNLRTKGKLSAADVDGTVREIRRALLDADVALEVVKDFTGKVRERALGDEVSKALNPAQQVVQIVNEELIEILGGQQRRLEFAKKPPTIIMLAGLQGAGKTTLAGKLAKWLARDGHTPILVAADLQRPNAVTQLEVVGAQAGVPVYAPEPGNGVGNPVKVAKDGVKYAQQKLHDVVIVDTAGRLGVDAEMMKQAADIRKAIDPDEVLFVIDAMIGQDAVATARAFQDGVDFTGVVLSKLDGDARGGAALSVASITGRPIMFASTGESLDDFEPFHPDRMASRILDLGDILTLIEQAQGAFDEEEARKIAEKFSTDTFTLDDFLGQMQQLRNMGSIKKMMGMLPGAGAMKQQLDNFDEREIVRTEAIIQSMTKAERVTPKLLNGSRRLRIARGSGSSVTEVNQLVQRFEQAAKMMKTVAKGGMPNIPGMGPVPGGMGGKRPQVQQKKKGSKSGNPAKRAAENAALASGEKLGGAPAGGGSGFGLGGGGKAPAGGPSAEEMAALQKMLGR